ACATCGAGTACGAGCGCGGACGCCGTATCGAGAACGACGTCGTCACGCCGGTCATGGGAACGGCCTCGCTCACCATCGCGATGCAAGGCGACTCGCTCGTCGCCACGTTGCAGCCTACGCCGCGGCCAGACGGCACCCCCGTGCCCGCCGCCACCATGTCCGCCAAACCGTCGACCGCCGGCGTCGTGTTCGTGCAGAAGCAGATCGTGCAGATCAACCTCGACGGGGACGTGCGGCCGCAGGAAGCCATCATCACCTGGACACTACAGGCCACCGGCGATGCGCTCACGGGAACACTGCTGCGCGCGCTGCCGATGATGCCGGAAGCACCGACTGCTACGCCGGTCACGGGAAAACGGATGTGAAAAACGAACAGCGCCAAGAATCAACCGCGCTAAAAGTGAACGGCGATAAAAGTGAACGGCGCTAAAAGTGAACGGCGCGAACCACGCGGGCGCGGTTCGCTGTTCCGCCCCTTATTCTTAGCGCGGTTCACTCTTAGCGCCGTTCACTCTTAGCGCCGTTGATTCTTAGCGCCCTTCGCCGATGACAACATGACCGTCCCTCGTATCGGCGTCGCCGTCCTCGTCGTCCGCGACGGCCTCGTACTCGTTGGCCGCCGGCTCGGCGGCACGCAGGGGCACAACACGTGGCAGTTTCCCGGAGGCCATCTCGAATTCGGTGAATCGGTCGCGGCGTGTGCGGTACGCGAGGTCGCCGAAGAGACCGGACTCGATGTCACCGTGACCGGCTTCGGTCCGTTCACCAATGACATCTTCGAGGCGGCGGGGAAGCACTATGTCACGCTGTTTGTGCTCGCCACGGCGCGGGTCGGTTCACCGCGCGTGTTGGAGCCGGAGAAATGCGCCGAGTGGCGCTGGTGTGAGTGGAACGCCATTCCTGAACCGCGCTTTCTCTCGGTCCAGCATCTGCTCGAGCAGGGTTATCGCCCGACGGGTGCGTAGCTGATGCGGCGTGGACGTGCTACGGTACGACGACCGTCCGCACCGGCGCTTCGTGGCGATCCAGCGCGTCCAGCACCTCGTTGATGGCGCGCGCCTGCAGCGGCACGGTGTGCGTCACCACGTCCGTGAGGTCCAGAATGCCCTTGTCGGCCATCTCAACGAGTTCATACAGCTCGCTCAGCAGATGGTCGTTCGAGCCGATCAGCTCCGCCTCGCGGCCGATCAGATCGCGATATGTGTCCACCGGCAGGTGGATATCCGACAGTCCCACCACCACCGCGCGCCCCAGCGGGGCAAGCGACTGCAACGCCGTGCGCATGGTGTCGGGTTTGCCAACCAGTTCCAGCGCCACGTCCACACCACGCCCGTTCGTCATTGCCCGCACCTGCGCGACCACCTCATCGGGCGAGAGATCGGTGGCGCGGATCGTCCGCGCGCCGAAGCGCTCGGCCAACGCCAGCTTCATGGGGTCCCGGTCCACCGCAATCACCTCAGCGGCGCCGAGCGCACGGGCAAGCTGCACGGCCGACATCCCCAAGCCGCCGACGCCAACCACGAGCACCGATTCTCCAACCTTGAGTCGACCTTTACGGAGCGCGTGCAGCGAGGTGGCCGATGAGCACATCATCACGGCGCCCTGCTCGAAGGGGACGCGATGCGGAACTGGTACCGCATTCCTGGCGGGGACAGCGACGTACTCTGCCCAGCCGCCGTCGGTGAAGTGGCCGAGCATCTTGCCCGTGACGCAGAACTGCTCGCGGCCGGCGAGGCAATCGTCGCACTGTCCGCAGGTGACCAGATAGTGCAGGCAGACCGCATCGCCGACATTGTGGCTGAGGACGTGCTGTCCGACCTCCGCAATCTCGCCGGCGATTTCGTGCCCGAGTGTCAGGGGGAGCGGTTCGACGCGCGAGCGCCCAGCCCGATAGTGCACGTCGGAGTGGCAGATGCCGGCGGCGCGAACGCGCACGAGCACGTCACCGGGACCGCAGGGCGGCATCGGGATTTCGGCGTCTTCGACGGGGTGACCGGGAGCGGGGAGACGGACAGCGCGCATAAGCAGGTCTGTGCCGGATGTGACCGGGCGTGAATTGTGAATGATTCTTCACTCACTCACGTGACTTGATGAGAGCCCACCCGGTAACGCTGGTCGTGTCTTTCTCGCTGACGCAGGCCGGTGACACCCATCGCGCGCGGCACCCGGCTTTTCGTGCATGCCGCGCAGTGCGAATCCGCACTGCGCCGGCATCGGGGTGACGGAGCTACTTGTGGCGGAACGTGATACGGCCGCGGCTCAAGTCGTACGGCGACACTTCGACCGTGACCTTGTCACCGGCGAGGATTCGGATGCGGAACTTCCGCATCTTTCCCGCCATGGTGGCCAGCAACGAGTGTCCGTTTTCGAGATCGACACGGAACATCGCGCTGGGTAGAACGTCCGACACGACTCCCTCGAATTCGATGGCGTCTTCCTTCATCCAACCTCCTTGGTCAAGCGCACGTCGTACTAGGTCGTGGAACCGGAGTCGATCGGCGCATCCTGCAGGAGCGCCTCAAGAGCCGTCCGGAGTTGTTCGATACAGCGGCCCGCGAGTTCGAGGGACGCATAGCCTTCGCGCTCCAGCGACTCCGGATGCCAATGCCACGTCGCTTCGCTGGTGGCGGAGGGAAGGCAGGTCTCTTCCCAGACGGACTGTGGGGTGGCCGGCACCTGCCGCCATCCACGCCGTTCGGGCGCGTGTTCACCGCGCGGAGCAATGACGCCACGCCACACGATGCAGAGCAGTTGTCCGGCGGCCGGGACATCGGTGCCGTTGCGGAGCCACGCGACCGTGAGGGCGACGGGGCCGAGCTGGACGATGCAGCGATCGGGGGATAAGCGAACCGTGGGCGGTTCGAGGGAGGTCTGGACCGCCAGCACCTTGGTGGCGGCGACGAGCCCTTCGGATAAACGAGCAAACTCGCGCGTGCAGACAGCCTGGGCGCGGTGTGATGACAAAAATGAAGTGCGAGCAGCTGTATCGCGCGGATCAAACGCGCGTTCGGCGGGTGCGCTCTCAATCATGCGTGGTTCCCGGTGAGAGGGGACAACGCCGAAGCGCCGTGTGGCGGACAGATGTCCGGACACACGGCGCTTCGGGTCGTCATGCGTGATTCGTATTGCGCGAAACACTCATGACGAA
Above is a genomic segment from Gemmatimonas sp. containing:
- a CDS encoding NUDIX domain-containing protein gives rise to the protein MTVPRIGVAVLVVRDGLVLVGRRLGGTQGHNTWQFPGGHLEFGESVAACAVREVAEETGLDVTVTGFGPFTNDIFEAAGKHYVTLFVLATARVGSPRVLEPEKCAEWRWCEWNAIPEPRFLSVQHLLEQGYRPTGA
- a CDS encoding zinc-binding dehydrogenase yields the protein MRAVRLPAPGHPVEDAEIPMPPCGPGDVLVRVRAAGICHSDVHYRAGRSRVEPLPLTLGHEIAGEIAEVGQHVLSHNVGDAVCLHYLVTCGQCDDCLAGREQFCVTGKMLGHFTDGGWAEYVAVPARNAVPVPHRVPFEQGAVMMCSSATSLHALRKGRLKVGESVLVVGVGGLGMSAVQLARALGAAEVIAVDRDPMKLALAERFGARTIRATDLSPDEVVAQVRAMTNGRGVDVALELVGKPDTMRTALQSLAPLGRAVVVGLSDIHLPVDTYRDLIGREAELIGSNDHLLSELYELVEMADKGILDLTDVVTHTVPLQARAINEVLDALDRHEAPVRTVVVP
- the infA gene encoding translation initiation factor IF-1 encodes the protein MKEDAIEFEGVVSDVLPSAMFRVDLENGHSLLATMAGKMRKFRIRILAGDKVTVEVSPYDLSRGRITFRHK